GTGTATAAGGAAGGCGATAATAGATCTTTTAGGTCGTCTAGGGTTCTTCAGAGAGAAGGAGAGGGTGAGAGGATTTTTAGGGCAGCGGTCTTAAGGAAAATGAGTAGGGTTTTAGGGTTTGGTTAATTTAAAAGGGCTAGGTgaacgagggtcgttgatcttgagATATTAATGGCTAGGATTAGAAAAATGAGTGGGGCGGGTCATTTAGCGGGTCGCGACCGGGTTGAGTTAATGGGGTCATTTGGTTTGGGCTAAGGGGACTGGGTCAAAGATTTTAGGCGTTTGGGCAGTTAAAATAGTCcggaaaaatatttaaaaataataactcaatattataaaaatataaaatgctattttggcataaataatataataaacggGATTATTTGTAGAATATAGGCTATTATCGTAACTAATGTAGATCAAATAGCAAAATGCAAATGTAACTTTGTAAAGATGAGataaattattataaaatatATGTGGGTACAAATGATAAATTTGGATGATTAGATCACccgaaaaataatttgaagggaCAATTAATAAATGTCTGAACAAATGAAATACAAGAAAATCAAATTTGAAGCtctaaaaattatagaaaaaatagTTATATAACCCTTATAATTGGGTAATAGtgaaatatgatattttgaaagtatatagagtactttataaaatacaacaacaacaacaacaacatactagTATTATCTTACACTgtgggtctagggagggtagtgtatacgcaaaccttacccctaccttgtgaggatagagaggttgtttctaaTAGACCCCCGGCTCTGGAAAGCATAAGCACCAAATTGATAAAAATATAGACAATAAGGGACAATACTAAAAAtccatataaaagcagaataaaaataACAAGATAGTAAGGGGATcaataatgaaagaaaataacGGCTAGTCATAAAAACTTATTACCAACAGAAAGCGAGACTGCGTGCTAATAGTATTGTTATTaacactctagactacctactctactaccctaattCGCGACCTtcataccttcctatcaagggtcatgtcctcggttagTTGAGGTTGCGCCATGTCTTACCTAATCACTTCTCCCCACCTCTTCTTTGACCTACCTGTACCTCTCCGTAGGCCCTCTAATGTCAATATCTCAAACCTCCTCACCAGGGtgtctgtgctcctcctcctcacatgaccaaactACCTAAGCcgtgcttcccgcatcttgtcctcaataggggccacacccaccttgtcaCGAATAACCTCATTTCTGACCCCATCTAAcctggtgtgcccgcacatccatctcaacatcctcatctatACTACCTTTATCTTCTAGACATGAgcgatcttgactggccaacactcagccccatacaacattgttggtctgaccaccactctatagaacttacccttaagttttggtggcactttcttgtcgcACAAAACACCGGAAGCGAGTCTCCATTTCATTCATCCCtccccaatacgatgtgtgacatatTCATCAATCTCCCCATCCACCTGAATAATAaacccaaggtacttaaaacttcCTCTCCTAGGGATGACCTGTGAGTCCAGCCTCACCTCCCCTTCCCCTCATTGAGTCTCGCCACTGAACATACACTTCAAGTATTTTGTTTTTTTCCttctcaacttgaaaccttttgaTTCCAGGGCCTGCCTTCATACCTCTAGTTATGCGTTCACACCAtctcgcgtctcatcaatcaatacaatatcatttgcaaatagcatgcaccacaACACGTCCCTTTGGATGTGGCGCGTGAGAAcgtccatcactagagaaaacaAAAAAGGTCTTAATGCCGACccctgatgcaaccccatcaTAACCGGAAAATGGTCTGAATCCCCACCCACCATCCTCACGCAGGTCTTTAATCCATCACACATATCCTTAATCAACCTAACGTAGGCAATAAGTACACCTCTaccctccaaacatctccacaaaacCTCACTCAAAACTTTATCGTACGCCTTTTGTAAGtcaatgaacaccatatgcaagtccttctttCTCTCCCTATGTTGCTCCATCAATCTCCTATCAATGTGGATGGCTTCTGTTTTTGAACACCCCGACATAAAACAAAACTGATTCTCGAAAATAGACACACTCCTCTTCACCCTTAGCTCTACCACTCTCTCCTAGACTTTCATAGTATCGCTAAGCAGCTTGATACCCTGATTTTTATTGCAATTTttgatatcacctttgttcttgtataCAGGAACCATCatgctccacctccactcttcggtAATCTTTTTCGTTctaaaatgatattaaataacCTAGTGAGCCACTCCAAGCCTGCTTTGCCCGCACTATTCTAAAACTCCACCGGGATTTCATCCGGCCCGATCGCTTTTCCCCTACTCATCTTATGCATAGCCCCTCAACTTGATCAACTATAATCCTCCTACAATACCCTAAGTCACAATGACTCTTGGAGAGTTACAAATCACCTAGTACAATGATCTTGTCCCCTTCCTCGTTCAAGAGACTACGGAAGTAGGCTTTCCTATCTTCGATGGATAAGCCCCTCATCCAACAAAACTATACCTTCTTTGTCCTTGATGCACTTCACTTGGTCCAAGTCACGGGCCTTCATTTCTCGTGCCTTGGCTAACCTGAACAACCTTTTATCCCCACCCCGGCCCTCGAGTTCTTCATACAAATGACTAAAACCTGCAGTCTTGGCCGCAGTAACTGCTAGATTTGCCTCTTTCTTAGCCAACTTATAATGCTCCCTATTCGCCCTCTTCTCCTCCTCATCTACACTTTCCACTAGCTTCAGATGCGCTGCTTTCTTGGTTTCCACTTTTCTTTGCACCTCtttattccaccaccagtctctcTTATCACCACTAGAGTAACCCTTTAAGACCCCTAATACCTCTTCCGCGGCTTCCCTAATGCACTACAAAGTCGTGGTCCACATAGCACTTGCGTCCCCACTACTCTTCCAAACCTCCATAGTGCACAACTTGACCCCCAACTCCTACGCTTTAACTTTTGTCAAGGCTCCCCACTTGATCCTATGTTAGCTATATATCACCCTCTTCCTCCTCTTCCTTTTGATCTCAAGGTCCATGACCAGGAGGCTATGAAGGGTCGATAGGCTCTCACTAAGGATGACCTTGCAATCCGTGCAAAGACCTCTGTCAGACTTCTTATAGAGTAAATAATCAATCTAAGTCTCGGACACCAAACTATGGAAGGTGACCTAGTGCTCCCTCTTCTTCGGGAAACTCGAGTTTTCTATCACCAAATCAAATTCTCTAGCAAAGTCTAGCACAGACGTTCCTCCTCCATTTCTATCTTCAAAACTAAAGCCACCATGCACATCATCATACCCCCTTGACGTCGCTCCAATGTGGCCGTTGAAATCTCTTCATATGAAAAGCTTCTCAGTATGTGGGATACCGCACACCATCTCATCCAAATCTTCTTGTAAATGCCTCTTGACTTCCTTATCCAAACTTTCTTGGGGACCGTACGCACTGATTATGTTTAAAGTAAAACCTTCAAAAACCAGCTTAATAGTCATCAACCTGTCATTAACCCTCCTAACCTCCACCACTAGTTCATGGAGGTCCATATCAACCAAGATACCTACCCCGTTCCTACACCCATCCTCCTAGAATACTTTATAAAATATGAGGGCACAATTAGGTATCAACATAGATATCTCGTCTATCCGAAGTTTTGTGTTGTATTTGATGATATACATCGTTCCATGTCTTTATTGGAAATTCTGGAGACTTTCTTTTAGCCTTTGCGAGGCCTCTAAGCTTTTCGAGTTCAGATTCCCTGTGAGGCCCCTCAAAATATCCTATTAGTCCGACCCCACAAGCACACTCACAAGTTGCTTAAGTGTCGTCTAGCCTTCCACGAGGGGTTTAGGAATGTAACAACTTATATGATCATGATAATACGTGTAACGCACACGATCTAACTTCAAACGCATTCTCCTACCAACTATAAAGACTTAGGAGGTGATCTACCAATAAAATTAAAGACCTTTAAGTCTATTTTGCAACACATCACcccgttcatcatttggatatgTATAAAGAATGTTATGGCTATTTTACCGGACCTATGTCATATGCACGACCACATATATTAGGATGTTTCTGTCATGTGTACATAGCCAGATGTGCAGCCAATTTCCCTGTGTGCGGCCGCGCACGTAGTAGCCACATAAATACCCCAAGGCCGAGTAAGGAGAGTGGCTATGTCATTTCTTTGAGCTAGGGCTTgctctatcaaggggaatccATCCTCTACTTCCCTCCCTTGAACCGAGGGTAAtattttttggagtattttgagttgattactactcctaaacacttatactAACAAGAATTAATCTTGAAGATCCATAGATTTCCATTTAAATCCCCGAATTGGTCAAGAACACTACAAGTTGGGATTCTCAAGAGTTTCGTCATAAGAGGTATGTCTACCATCTCTAACTAGTCTATGGTGATTAATTATGTATGAAATATGTGTTATAACTTATGGGATGGcgattggaagccataagtgcctaacctaggttgtgttcgtattgtagagattgtaaaatgaattaatttatAACATTTATGGGTTGGGAGTGAAGTGTTGGGCATGCATGTGCTAACGAAAGTTGTGAGGTGAATCATTAGTGTGTAAGGTTGTTGTTAGGTGAAGAAATTCCTTTGAATGAGCTTGTAGGAGGATATGCACATTAGATATTAGTTAAAAACTCTAAATGACTTAAAGTATAGAAATCTTACTATTATTGGCGCAAATGTGTTGCATTTTTGTAggttgaagttatttagtgtgGTGGAACATCTTGGTATTGTTAAGGGGCGAGTTTTatgtatgttggctaaactcttCTTTAAGAATTGAATCCGACACAACCCTTGTAAGTTCCAAGATGCTTATTATAAATCGAGTATTCCGAATAAGTTTTGTGACAAAGATATATGTTCAATTCGTGTATCAAATGCTCTTATCAAGTTGTACTACTAATTGAGGAAGTGTTCAAAACTATGGGTTATGCATCTGCATGTTATAACTCCAAGTCGTTATTCATGTGAAAGTTTTATGCCAAATTGTGTAGAGATTATGATTGGAATTACACCTCCACCCGCACATATTGAGGTGAGGCAACATGGCCGCTTTGTGTAGGTTTTTGTATCGTTGTTACACCCCCACCCGTATATAATGGGGTGAGGTGGCAGGGACATTTTATGTAGGTTTTTTTGGTACTGTGGttacacctccacccacatacatTGAGGTGAGGCGGCAGGGCCGCTTGAGTAGAGTTATGGTATTGTACTTGAACCTCTACCTAGATACATTGGGGTGAGGCAGCAGGGCCGCCTTGTGTAAAAATGGTTTCAGAGGATCTCATCTTATAATTTATAAATTTTATTGACATCTCTTGATAAATTTGCTTTGGCTTAAACGACTATCTATGCTATTCTATTGTCACCCTGATTCATCATATCCATGTTGTATTTCCAAGTTCTTGATTTGGTGTTTGGTTTTCATACAAGTAGTATTTGAcatgtactaatgtcccttttgctgggggcattgcatctttaatggatgcaggtggtttcACAGCAGAGGATATTGACCAGTGATAGCAGTGCTCATTCTTCcaactgacttggtgagccccatctCATTCCGGGTTTTTGCATCTTTTGTTTCGTATGTATTATCATTTTTTGAGATATAGCCGGAGCCTTATTGCCGGCACTATCATTGTACTCTTTggtatatttagaggctccatagacatagTGTGGATTGTCTATGGGTGCTGGGAATGTTGAACAAGTCGAGTTGTGATTGGATGACTTGTTCCACTTTGAACCATGAAATATGTGTGTCTTTTGAGGCTTATCAAATGACGTAATTAATGGTAATGAATTCGGTATTGTCTACATGACCTCTTTTTTGGTTAATTAACAAAGTTAtgtattcttttaaaataaaggGTGAGTTTTGGTAAAAAGTATTCAAC
This sequence is a window from Nicotiana sylvestris chromosome 3, ASM39365v2, whole genome shotgun sequence. Protein-coding genes within it:
- the LOC138887311 gene encoding uncharacterized protein; protein product: MDLHELVVEVRRVNDRLMTIKLVFEGFTLNIISAYGPQESLDKEVKRHLQEDLDEMCIREAAEEVLGVLKGYSSGDKRDWWWNKEVQRKVETKKAAHLKLVESVDEEEKRANREHYKLAKKEANLAVTAAKTAGFSHLYEELEGRGGDKRLFRLAKAREMKARDLDQVKCIKDKEGIVLLDEGLIHRR